In the genome of Pangasianodon hypophthalmus isolate fPanHyp1 chromosome 24, fPanHyp1.pri, whole genome shotgun sequence, the window AACCATCACCTTTAGAAAAGAAAAGGCGTGCATGTAAATGAATGCGCGTGCACCTAAAGGCTTGCATCGCCACCGATTCACGGGACTTAAacagattttgtttgttttttgtcttgtcttgtcttcgCACTCACCGTCTTGTCGTTGGGTTGCTGCTGCTGGAGCTGCTTCATCAGCAGGCTGCGCTTCTTGTCCTTGCAGCGTTTGTTCTGAAACCAGACGCGGATGACCCGCGGGCTCAGGCCCGTCATCTCCACGAGCTGCTCCTTCATGAGCGCGTCGGGCCGCGGGTTCGCGTTGTAGCACGTGCGCAAAGTGTGCAGCTGCTTCTCGTTAAGCACCGTGCGCACGCGCGTCGTCTTCTCGGGCTGCTTGTGCACGTGCGGGCGCAGTGCAGGCTGCCGCGCCGAGATTGGCtctgctacaaaaaaaaaaaaaaaaaaaaaaaaaaaaaaaacaacaaaatgcaaTTAGGTCAATAAATATGACAGGTagttttaattttctgtaaatatgacAGATCTGAGCTGCTCGTCCTAAGATCACAAGGCGTTGAATGAGACTAACAGGGCTAATTAATGTGACTGCAACATATATAAAACAAGCTGCGTATTACACAATATGCCAAAAGAAATGACAAATGtccaaataataaaatgtaggagtgtgtgttaggaatgTGAAAACATTGTTCATATAGATTCAAAAAGACCATGGTGTTTACGCATATGCACCAAACtctgctgttgttattgtttttgttgtcagTTTATTGTTTGCTACATAATTTGTTCTAAAGCTGATCCGTGCGCAGAGCGAGTCCTGCTTCCTTTCCTGCTGAAATGTTGTGAAATTGAATTCTaacagctgattggctgatgtgtCATCTTTTGCTTTTGGCTGTAGCGCATTAGATGCGCGCTCGTGGACCGATGCGTCAGATTTATGggacaagatttaaaaaattagtataaaagattaaaaactaGTATATACAAATGTTTAAACTTGCACATTAAACTTTTAGAATCACTATGTAAACTATGTATAGGACTAAATTGCCTAAAATCTCACTTGTCAATCAATCACATGGGTTGCTGCATCATTTCTGCAAACATGACCTTGATAGCAAATCTATTCAAAAGCATTTAATGCATTCAGTAATGCACTGGACACGTCGGACACAACAGAACTGTCAGTATAAACAGAATATCAGACAGCTTACTGTATCTGGAGGATTTCTGAGAAGTGGAATAAACCTGTGTAGAATGTGCTCTGTGAAATTTGCCctgatttcaaataaatttcaaataaatCTACCAGAAGATAAATATTCTTTTCTAAATATTGGCAAAATTCAATTGCAACCAACTATGTGGGCTTTACTGCACCGAAAGTTTTTATTAACAAGCATGTCTAAATATTTATCGATTTGAAACATGTGTCTATTCGTTTAAAtcatgcttttcttttcctAAATAATGTACACAAGGCTGCATAGTTTTTAATCGCATGGTTGGCTGTGAACCAGCGGAAGAATATCACTTTCATGCATGAATAGCCGAATTCAATAGCACTCAAACTGTAGGAAAAATGAAACGTGCAATGTTGACAAACCACTGACAACAGCCTGTTAGGTTAGTAACCTTTTCATTTGCGGGCTGATATGATAATCATCAATTTATTCCTCCATGACAAATCTCCATTAGCCTCCAATAATCTTTTTATTACAATAACTATTCATATTCATCTCAATAATAGGCTATAAGGTTTGTCAATAATTTTGTCAATATGTAAGTTGgctacaatattatatatatattaaaaaaactgaatcaTAATTTCAGGccttttttattcaaaatatttaaaaaaatagtcgGTGCATTATGAAGAGTCAGTCTTTGCAATTATGCCATGCAAGCAACTAAGATTCAGTACAACAATGGAAAACAATAATAATCCGATAAAAAGCTGTTTCATGTGTGATGGCATGTCTGAGACAGTCTAGAAAGGCTGGGGAGAGAAATCtgcccaaaacacacacattagacCACCCATTTCTTAACAACTTGCAAAACGCACAAGCTCGTGCAGGATGCAGGAACAGTGTTTGCTCATTAAGGTATAATACCAGTactcaaaaaatatatatatgtatgtttaaattaatcataaacagcatgattttattcatgggacagagtaaaaagtaaagaaaaaaaaaaggtctaaaaCCGATCTCAGAGCTACAGAGCCACATATTCCCCGAGCTCGTGCAGGATGCAgggaggaggaaagaaaaaaaaaaggtaagaaaaataaagtgctgGAAGTCACGTCATGTGTGACGCCTTATAAAGCTGAAATAAGTGAAAGTTTACCTGCCATCTGTAAGGGCCGGGCCGGGTGCAGGGGGCTGAGCGGCTCCCCGGGCGCCATGCTGGCTCTCTCCACCACGTCGTGATCGGCTCTGCAGAACAGCCCGTCCTCCCGCAGCGCGAACTCATCGCCCGGGATCAACTGCCTGCTGCACGCCACGCACCGGAAACACTCCACGTGATACACCTTAGCGCGAGCGCGCATCACAAAGTCGTTCTTGCTGAAACCGATGTTGCACTTTGCGCATTTGATTCCGTAGagtctgaaaaaacaaaacaaaaagagaccCGAAGGTCAGCGGCCAGGAAGCAGAAGAGGGGGGAAATGTGCTGGACATCCttgaatttttaatataataaacgAAGAACGTATATGCATggaagaaacacaaaatcaacaagaaaaagaacacattattattattattattattattattattattattattattattattattgcactaGCCTGTAACATGATTgtatttattatgattatgattatgattatgattatgattatatttattattattattattattattattattattattattattattattaaattagtcTAAATAGCATGgtaaattgtttgtttattaaacaaaatacgGTACAACAACATCTGAcatgattaatatttaatcCAGCaacagtttttaatgattaactaAATTTCTCTGTTCATTCCTTTAAGACACTAAGATATGTTTAGCAGaatatgattttatattatttagttTATAGTAATGTGTTGTGTCGCCCTGCGCGTGAGCTCCACACTGCATAATTACACTAAAGCTCCACTGCATTAGCATATAGGTGCAGTGGTGGAAAGCAGAGGGAGAGGGCACGAGCGTGGCAGCGCGAGCTCGAGCTCGAGCCGCAGCTTCTTCACTAAATCATGAgagctctttgtttttttttgttttaacctTTAAAGGTATGTGGCTCAACATGTCTGTCTTACCTGATGTAGTCGCGTTTACAGTACGTCTTGCCGTCCCGGACAAAGCAAGTGCATGACTCGTCCAGATACTGGTTACACTCCGCGCATTTGAGACACGCCGCGTGCCACTCGAGGTCGGGCGCCACGCGCAGGATGTACTGGTCGTGGATCTGATTCCCGCAGCCCACGCACAAAGAGACCAGGCGTTTCTCTGCACACCAAACACATACAGGAACATGTAAGCaagttgttcatttttttattattataattcctTATGCTGTCATTGAGAAAATATAATGTTTCAATATAATTAGTACAGAACAAGCGTTAAATAAATTCTCTCTCgtgcaataatgtgcaataataataataataataataataataataataataataataataatttaatatagtaatataggTAATAATAATGGTCGTGTCATTGCCAGTAACCgaggagaaaaataataaagctcTAGAATTTTCTTTTGGCATTTCGTGAATGTGTAAAAGAAACTTGGTGTCTTACACACTTCAGCTTTTCGTTTCAAGGAGCACAAAGCAACACATCATCTCCAAACACATGCACCATCTTTGCATAAGCTTCACCAAAAGAGTTAAACAACTTACTTTTTGGTGGGTCCCCCATGTCTCCCATGTCCAGAAAGTAAGGCGGAGTTAGGTCCACTTTCAAACCGGAGCGCAGGCCCGCAGCGCCCGTGCTTTCTGGCGGAAAAGTAGCACTGCGGCTCCGACGTGGAAAACTCCCCGAAATGGAGATTAGAGTTCgggcagtgtgagtgtgagtgtgtgtgtgtgggtgtgtgtgtgcatgtgagtgtgtgtctgagctcCAGCGCATCGAGGGGCCGCTCCTGTCCGTATCTCTTGTCTTGCTCTCTCAAAACTCCGTCGGCTCCgactcttctctctctcgccATTGGACTGACGTAGGACAGCCACACGTCACGCTCACGCGCTGCTGATTGGTTGTGAAAAGGAGCGAGCAGCCTGTCTCATTAGCGCAGCGCGAGCGCTTACGGGAGCCGCGCGCTC includes:
- the isl1a gene encoding LOW QUALITY PROTEIN: insulin gene enhancer protein isl-1 (The sequence of the model RefSeq protein was modified relative to this genomic sequence to represent the inferred CDS: deleted 1 base in 1 codon), coding for MARERRVGADGVLREQDKRYGQERPLDALELRHTLTCTHTPHTHTHTHTARTLISISGSFPRRSRSATFPPESTGAAGLRSGLKVDLTPPYFLDMGDMGDPPKKKRLVSLCVGCGNQIHDQYILRVAPDLEWHAACLKCAECNQYLDESCTCFVRDGKTYCKRDYIRLYGIKCAKCNIGFSKNDFVMRARAKVYHVECFRCVACSRQLIPGDEFALREDGLFCRADHDVVERASMAPGEPLSPLHPARPLQMAAEPISARQPALRPHVHKQPEKTTRVRTVLNEKQLHTLRTCYNANPRPDALMKEQLVEMTGLSPRVIRVWFQNKRCKDKKRSLLMKQLQQQQPNDKTNIQGMTGTPMVATSPERHDGGLQANPVEVQTYQPPWKVLSDFALQSDIDQPAFQQLVNFSEGGPGSNSTGSEVASMSSQLPDTPNSMVASPIEA